In Aciduliprofundum sp. MAR08-339, a single window of DNA contains:
- a CDS encoding DUF61 family protein has product MVIENILQHEIMQINREIIRKRVCIRELLEDPLIREGSMKIPVSKECIARIARGCTLPLSDIFLPVTFFIPAGSYEGYITSSKDVEILNALGIELSKRGEKYWLAKYRIRKLERTCLGIVQSVILP; this is encoded by the coding sequence ATGGTAATTGAGAACATACTGCAGCATGAAATAATGCAGATAAATCGGGAAATAATAAGAAAGAGGGTGTGTATAAGGGAACTGCTTGAAGATCCGCTCATAAGGGAGGGAAGCATGAAGATTCCCGTGAGCAAAGAGTGCATAGCAAGGATAGCGAGGGGATGTACTCTTCCCCTATCTGACATTTTTTTGCCCGTAACATTTTTCATTCCTGCCGGCTCATACGAGGGATACATAACCTCCTCCAAGGATGTTGAAATTCTAAACGCACTTGGAATTGAATTATCAAAAAGAGGAGAGAAATACTGGCTCGCCAAGTACAGAATAAGAAAATTGGAGCGTACATGCTTGGGCATTGTGCAAAGTGTGATCCTGCCATAA
- the pdxS gene encoding pyridoxal 5'-phosphate synthase lyase subunit PdxS: MPFNLNLENIRYGSDLIKRGFAKMQKGGVIMDVTNAEQAAIAEDAGAVAVMALERVPADIRAAGGVARMADPNKIQEIMDAVSIPVMAKVRIGHINEALALQALGVDMIDESEVLTPADPFYHIDKRDFTIPFVCGARNLGEAVRRIWEGAAMIRTKGEAGTGNVIEAVRHMRLVNRGIEELKYKNEAEIYKIAKKYAEPYEKLLKQVKEFNGMLPEVDPHEPVFGKYTLNDIIEGLYKELIEIRKLQRLPVVNFAAGGIATPADAALMMNLGADGVFVGSGIFKSPNPEEMARAIVEAVMHYDEPETIAEVSKGLKGMYGQEISQLNERLQERGW; encoded by the coding sequence ATGCCATTTAATCTCAATCTGGAGAATATAAGATATGGAAGCGATTTAATAAAGAGGGGATTCGCCAAGATGCAGAAAGGTGGAGTTATAATGGATGTTACAAATGCAGAGCAGGCTGCCATAGCTGAAGATGCTGGAGCCGTGGCCGTAATGGCTCTGGAGCGTGTTCCAGCGGATATCCGTGCCGCTGGTGGAGTTGCAAGAATGGCGGATCCCAACAAGATTCAGGAGATAATGGATGCTGTTAGCATACCCGTGATGGCAAAGGTAAGGATAGGGCATATTAACGAGGCCCTTGCCCTTCAGGCACTTGGAGTTGATATGATTGACGAAAGCGAGGTATTGACACCAGCAGATCCATTTTATCACATAGATAAGAGAGATTTCACCATACCCTTTGTCTGCGGTGCCAGGAACCTTGGAGAGGCCGTAAGGAGAATATGGGAAGGAGCAGCCATGATAAGAACCAAGGGAGAGGCAGGCACTGGCAATGTCATTGAAGCCGTGAGACACATGCGCCTGGTAAACAGGGGCATTGAAGAGTTAAAATACAAGAACGAGGCAGAAATCTACAAGATAGCAAAAAAGTATGCAGAACCTTATGAGAAACTGCTGAAACAGGTGAAGGAGTTCAACGGGATGCTTCCAGAAGTGGATCCCCATGAGCCCGTTTTTGGAAAATACACCCTAAATGACATAATTGAAGGCCTGTACAAGGAGTTAATTGAGATAAGGAAACTTCAGCGCTTACCGGTTGTAAACTTTGCTGCCGGAGGAATTGCCACCCCTGCAGATGCTGCCCTGATGATGAACCTTGGTGCAGATGGAGTTTTTGTGGGCTCAGGAATATTCAAATCCCCCAATCCCGAAGAGATGGCAAGAGCCATAGTTGAGGCAGTTATGCATTACGATGAACCGGAAACCATAGCGGAAGTGTCCAAGGGTCTAAAGGGAATGTACGGACAGGAGATTTCCCAACTCAACGAGAGACTTCAGGAGAGAGGATGGTAA